In Nematostella vectensis chromosome 3, jaNemVect1.1, whole genome shotgun sequence, the genomic window TATTTTCATATCTAATAAACATGGTTTGCAAAGCAAGGTATATTCTtcatataattaattattcttattttcaaTTTACATGTctggctgtttttttttatttcgtttaagtaaaaatgcattttctttgaatgaAAGTTTCTAATTGATAACTACAAATGTTCatattaatatattattatgtaTACATTCATAAGATATTTTAAGTAAATTACAAGgttatgtttaaaaaatattttaataactACCAAGACATCATAAAATCAACTTTTTTGCAAAATAGCAGTTTATTTTGTTGCACTCTCAAAAAGTACAAGTACAATTAAAATCTCTTCCAAATTGAGCTGGATTATTTTAATGCTTGGGGCTCTATATAGATGTTCAAATCCTTTTAACACATCCGCTATTATGATCCGTATAACAGATTATTTtcactgttgctgttgttgattTATAGTCAAACATACTGTCATGACATGACAACTTTGGCCAATTGCTCTCAGGAAAATCTTTGCTAAATAAAACCAAATCCTTTTGTATACCAAGTGTTTATGACCAAGGTTTAACTATTTTATGGCATAAATGTAAATATTATGTTTTTGAGTCAATGGTTTAGTCCTGTCTCACAAAATTCATCTAGAAGTGTGCTTGTTTCATGGTAAAATGCTCACACATACTCGTAAAGAGCACCCCAGGCAAAACGTTTCTGAGTGAAAGAACTTACCAAGAGTCCTTTGTCTGTCTTCAGTGGAGCTACAGGAAGCCCTTCAATGTCGCGTAAACCCCTGACAATGACATCAACAACACACTCAGCCGGGGCAGATCACAAATATAATGCAATTCCCAAGCCGTTTGGAGCAACATCATACCAGGCCCCCGCCCGTCCCCCTGCTGTCCAGGCGGCACCTTCAGTCCGCATTGGACCACCCACTGCTAGCAAGCCCCAGCATTACCAACATGGGCCGCCAGCACCACCACCGGCGCCATCATACTCTCAACAACAGTATTCTCACCAACAGTACTCTCCTCAGCCGCAAGGATATGGGGGAGGCGCCCAGTACAGGTGAGTTAGTATCAAAGTAGCagtgataatacaaaagaccCGTGTGGTTGTGATCTTGAACCAGAAGCCTCGTTCAAATACAGAATATTAAACACCAAACACTAGAATTTTACACCTTCAACTCATTGTCCTCGTCGTgcaaaaaggtccaaaatatTCTTGCTTATTCTAGATATCTAGGAAAGCTGCCGGGTTCTGTTGGATgtcttttttagttttgtttagCAGGAACAATAAACTTATAAACTGTGTTTCATAAAATACTAGCTAACATGCTGTGTTTGTACTACACTTCTCATGAAAACTGTGTTTGTATTACACAGAGACCAAGTGGATAGTGATGCTGCAATGAGGGCTAAAAAGAAAGAGATTGAAGATGAGATGCTAGCACAGAGATTTAAGATGAGCATAAGTGATGATGGGGAAGGTATTTGATATTAAGTAGGTTTAGCTGAGAATAGTTGTAAGAGGTtgaaacacaaaaaaatgtaaaataagCAGTGAAATCCTTTGCCAGGGACATGCTGGTAACATGCTGAATTGGCAGGTTGGGCAGAAGAATGTGAAAGGAGGTGCCTTTCAATAATACTGTGGAAATTTTTAGATTTGAACTGTATTTTTACCATTTAAATTCATCTTTGCTTTAGAAATGTTTTAACTAGCTTTTgagatttttgttttgatccTATACACATATTACTATTCACTAATTCTAAAAAAACTACTATTACATGTTCAATCCATTTTTGCCTGTAATTCAGTgagttatgatggtgatgaggtTCCCTCTTGGGGTCACCCCCCTGATCCTAATGTGCAGTCCAAGAGTTTCAAGAGACTGATGAAGCACCTGGAGAAGGCAGAACCTGAGGATGGTAAGAAATGCTTATAACATACAGTAGGCAGAACCTGAAAATGGTAAGAAATGCTTATAACATAGGCAGAACCTGAGGATGGTAAGAAATGCTTATAACATACAGTAGGCAGAGCCTTATGATGATAAGAAACACTTCTAACATAGGCAGAACCTGAAAATGGTAAGAAATGCTTATAACATAGGCAGAACCTGAGAATGGTAAGAAATGCTTATAACATACAGTAGGCAGAGCCTTATGATGATAGGAAACATTTCTAACATAGGCAGAGCCTGATAATGGTAAGAAACGCTTATAACATAGGCAGAACCTGAAAATGGTAAGAAATGCTTATAACATACAGTAGGCAGAGCCTTATGATGATAAGAAACACTTCTAACATAGGCAGAGCCTGATAATGGTAAGAAACGCTTATAACATAGGAAGAACCTGAAAATGGTAAGAAATGCTTATAACATACAGTAGGCAGAGCCTTATGATGATAAGAAACACTTCTAACATAGGCAGAGCCTGATAATGGTAAGAAACGCTTATAACATAGGCAGAACCTGAAAATGGTAAGAAATGCTTATATAACATAGGCAGAACCTGAGAATGGTAAGAAATGCTTATAACATACAGTAGGCAGAGCCTTAGGATGGTACGAAACACTTATAACATAGGCAGAGCCTGATAATGGTAAGAAATGCTTATAACATAGGCAGAGCCTGAGAATGGTAAGAAACACTGATAACATAGGCAGAGCCTGATGATGGTAAGAAATGCTTATAACATAGGCAGAGCCTGATGATGGAAAGAAATACTGATAACATAGGCAGAGCCTGATGATGTTAAGAAACACTGATAACATAGGCAGAGCCTGATGATGGTAAGAAATGCTTATAACATTGGAAGAGCCTGAGGATGGTAAGAAATACTGATAACATAGGCAGAGCCTGATGATGGAAAGAAACACTGATAACATAGGCAGAGCCTGATGATGGTAAGAAATGCTTATACTGTAACATTAGAAGAGCCCGATGATGGAAAGAGATACTGATAACATAGACAGAGCCTGATGATGGTAGGAAACGCTTATAACATAGGCAGAACCTGATGATGGTAAGAAATGCTTATAACATTGGAAGAGCCTGACGATGGAAAGAAACACTGATAACATAGGCAGAACCTGAGGATGGTAAGAAATGCTTGGCAGGGTACCCCTATTTTGAAAATGTCTcaatagaaaataattttttttaactaaaaGCGTTTTTTTAGTTTAAGTTCCTAGTAAAACCCATATCCTTTTAAAATTGTGTATTGCCTCTTGCTTGAAGTCTACTTGGTATATACCTAATAGATAAGAGAACATGTATTTAATGATAAATTTACTATCTTTTAACAGACTtgcctccccctccccctgaggCCTTCATGCCTGGTGACGAGGATGGCGGCAGCCATGTTCAATCCAAGTCCTTCCAAATGCTCAGCAGAGCTGTGGACTCTGGAGGTATGGCTAAATGAAACATTTACTGGAGTTGGGAATCACTATAGCTATCTGACTAAGATGACCAAAAGATTACTTTTGTTGCAGTAGATTAATGAAAAAGTAGAAAACATTTGCTGTAGAAAAAAGGTGGTTCttgtttctgaaaaaaaagagagaactGTATCTGGTATTAAGCACTAGTCTTTTAAAActcccacccccatggtcctggGGAGGTGTGGGGATAACATGGAggtttagagcacttttgaatGAGAATCTGTCTCAAGGGGTGGGGAAATTGAGAGTTTTTGACTCTAAGACTTGTCCCTACTATGGGGGCTTGGGAACAAATGAATAACATCACAAATGTACTTTGCATAAGTCATGTTAGTTTCTGGTTTGAGACTCTTTCAtttctgtagcaagcaattccatgtatcagcgtGTGGCAAGCTGCATGGCAAATTGTGCGAAAACAAATATGACTGATAACTAATGccaaatgaaaattatttatttgttcatttttttGGTTATTGTTATCTTCATAGCTATTAGTACAAATTTACATATGctgaagtgtactggctttgaagATAAAGGCTTTATTTCAGATGTCGggtagttgcctatagtttACATCTGaaggggtaggggcatttgATCACAGttttgtcccgagggggtgggggcttttctctgttttgtacagggtctaatcccccaccctctccCGGGAAGTGCATAAGTAACTAGTAATAATTTCTATTCCAATGTTATGAAATGTGCTGCTGGTTAAGTGCAAAAAGACGAGATGCAAAAGAGAAAACAATAGATATTATGTGCATTGCAGAGGACAAAAGTCGTTGCTTTATCATAAGCAAAACGCAAACTTTTCTTGAATGCGATTGAAATGTCGTCTCGACGGTACATCGCTCACGTACAAGACTTGAAAATGTAGAATCTACCGCTAATCTGTGACTAGCATTCCAATATAAACCTAAATACCTCATTCTGCCAAATTCCTTGTTATATTCCAAGTCTTTAGGGGTAACCAAGGAGCCTCAAACACTTAGCTGAATGGGTGAATTTACGCCGACCTCATCTCGTGCCACCAAAACGCGCGCCATTTTTTCAACTTGCTCTGTTTTAGAGGATTGGGAACTAGAACTCACCACAGGGATCCCTACTCCAAAATCATGGGATTTGTGGGCAGGAACGTGATACGGGCGTATAAAAAAAGACACTTTCCTGTCATTATTGATTTCCCAATAATCGTTAACCCGTATGAATTGAATTCCATTCAACAGAAACCCCGCCAAGCGTATTCAGCCGCGCAGAATCTGACCGTAGCAAGCCTTCTACTACCCCAATGCCCCTCCAAAGACCTCACGCACCCGTGGTCCGCCCCTCCCATGAACCCCTTCaagccccaccccctccaaTGGCTACCAGACCAGGCCAGCCCGCACCTGTTGGTCTCCCTGGAATGGTGAGGATGGAGCCAGCCAAGCCTCCTCCATCCCAACCCCCATCCCGGGGACCACCTCAGCGAAGCCCTGGGTACCAAGGTAGTCCAGCTCCCCCTGGCCCCTCCCAGGAGATCAGGAGGCAACCAGCCAAGCCTCCTCAGCCCCGTGACGGGCCGCGCACGCCTTACTGTGATGCCTGCGGAGAGGAAATTCTGTAAGTATTAATTCCGGTCTTCGTGAGCATTTTGATTTGACGCCTTAGTTCGGAAGTGTGGCTGGTGGTGCAGGAGCGCGCGAACCCTTCGACttccaaaaaatatttattgaatAATCGACAAAAATTAGACTTTTGGCATATGTATTTCTGCGCGCTCCCTAATTTAATACTTGAATCCACCTGTGCGCAAACGTGAACTAATACCCACTTGTTTGACAGTGTGCACTTTATTTTCGAGCAGTGCGATATTAGTTTGCTGCGCAAAAAATGTCCCTGTACCTAGTGCCTCTGCGCTAGGGTCGTGCGCTCATTGTTTCGCTATCTTATTTTTCTCCAAACAGGGGCCCATTTGTGAGCGCAATCGGGAAGTCGTGGCATCCGGATCACTTCACGTGTGCGGGCTGCGGCGATTCGCTTCAAAACCAAGGATTTATTGAGGAGGGCGGCAAGCTGTATTGCGAGAAGGATTATAATAAGTTCTTTGCGCCCCATTGCGAGAGCTGCAAGCAGCCCATTGTCGGGGTAAGTCACATCTTCAAACAGGGAAGAGAGTTCTTTATATCCTGAGGATCAGGACCTTTCTACTTAAGGTTTTCCCAGGGAAATGCCATGCGCGTAATGTTATTTTGTTGGAGAGAGGTCCTCGACCACATGACCTGGAACCCAGCCCCTGGCGTTCTTTCGTGTTCCCTGTGGAGGTTTCGGTTGGCCATGCCTGAATACCACATAAATCCTGAGTAAAAGGCAGGAGACTCTGCTGTCTTTTAACCAGGTTCCATCGCGCTGTTGACTAAAGAGCTGCATGGAGGAGTAGGGGGGGAGTGCAAAAATCAATTTGACTTGGAAAAACACGAGTTTTATTGTTATGGGAATGCTTCTCGTCAGCACAATAACACGGCACAGCACAGCTATCCCACAGGTTTACGATGCACTTGATCGATCACATCGAGTACTTCATGAATGAGCCACTATTTGTGTTGTTCATTTTCATGTACACAATATTCTCACACTCCACCCTTTCACTTGCTGGCTTCGTGTGTTTCTTCGTGTATCCATTGACTCTTGTTTCCATAGCAACTCGTGAGGCTTGAGGGGGTTATGGGTAATCTACCATTGTACATTTGTAGATTGTTTTATAAACTGATATCTGCATGGTTGTTTGTGTATATGATAATAAAGTTAACTTATTTTATTGGTGATTGTAGAATAAAAGTAATAAATGTAGATATCTGTTTTTATCCTAAAGGATAAAGATACTGCATGACCGACAGGAACTTTGATATAAAAATGTCCATTTTACaagtgtttttaaaacaatttgtGAGAGTTTCTTTTTCCACAATTCgaaaaactgtaaaaaaagGCGCGCAAACGGTGCTCAAACTTTTGAATTCGCTAAGAAccgttaagaacattttcagcctttaaacggcccagccttaactgaaaattagatgtTCTTATAGTctcaaaaaaatattataaaaataaaaatattgtaaacgCTGTAGACAAGGAGAAGAGttatgagaaatgtgtcttcagAGAACATTCCGAACGAAGAGTCACAAGTTCAAGTCAAGTTACGAGCCAAGAGAGCAAGGGACGACGGGAAGACTTGCATGCGATGAACTctaacccctcccctccccccctcaagCATGTAGGTGACGCGTGGGCTATCTTCTTGTAACTCTTGTCTCTCTATGTACGCTAATCACATGCAGCTAAATCTTTACCAAGCACTAACTGCACGTTAAGAGTCTCCGTTGAGCAATGACAAGCACGTTAGTTATTCACGCACTGAGAACACTTGGTAAACTGCTGATTGATACAAAGTGGCACTCGAAAAGATCTTCACTTGCAAGGTTTTATAAAAGTgttgcagagaaaaaaaaaacatacacgGGCGGTCGTGTTATATTTGCGTTAAAGTTAAACACCGGCGCATAGCGCAGCCTACTTAGTGCCTACGTAATATTTTCGTAATTCTAAAAGCTATTCGTGCGGTAATGATTGCTCTCTGTCTGCTCAGTAACTAAAGCTTTAGTTAAGAGGCCCTGCGTTTGTTTCTCTTCCAGCCCAAGAGCCTGCATGCTTGTGCTCCCCCAAAACCGTCCGTCCCTAAACCATCTTCTGACATATTGCGAGCTATCCGTGAGGGTGGCAAACCGCGGCCCAGGCAGCCCCAAATCAACCCCTCCCTGGCGCTGAACAAAGGCGGCGAGA contains:
- the LOC5519964 gene encoding PDZ and LIM domain protein 7 isoform X2 gives rise to the protein MAGQEFALVLDGGGPWGFRLKGGKDFGQIPTVSQLTPGGKAITNGLRVEDQILSINGMGCEDMTHMEAQESIKRTGNALRLQVRRGATGSPSMSRKPLTMTSTTHSAGADHKYNAIPKPFGATSYQAPARPPAVQAAPSVRIGPPTASKPQHYQHGPPAPPPAPSYSQQQYSHQQYSPQPQGYGGGAQYRDQVDSDAAMRAKKKEIEDEMLAQRFKMSISDDGEVSYDGDEVPSWGHPPDPNVQSKSFKRLMKHLEKAEPEDDLPPPPPEAFMPGDEDGGSHVQSKSFQMLSRAVDSGETPPSVFSRAESDRSKPSTTPMPLQRPHAPVVRPSHEPLQAPPPPMATRPGQPAPVGLPGMVRMEPAKPPPSQPPSRGPPQRSPGYQGSPAPPGPSQEIRRQPAKPPQPRDGPRTPYCDACGEEILGPFVSAIGKSWHPDHFTCAGCGDSLQNQGFIEEGGKLYCEKDYNKFFAPHCESCKQPIVGPCVQAIGKTFHSEHFTCSSCSKQIGSEGFNVDRGMPYCEMCYKKLFCVKCAGCNRAIGGGDRWVEAIDVSWHATCFKCSTCNKLLEGSQFYAYGGKPFCVLHGAP